From the genome of Corallococcus macrosporus DSM 14697:
GCCAGTCGAACCGCTCCGCCCAGTGGGTGACCAACTGCCTGAGCAGCTCCGCATCGGTGCCATCGTCCCAGCCGACGCCTTCGACCGTTGGGGGGAATCGAGTTGCCTTCAGCCGCGCCCGAAGGTCGGCGAGCTCGGAGTCGGGAATGGCAAGGGTGAATGGGCGCATCGTGCGTCTCCTCGGGGTGTGCATCCCAAGGTTGTGCCCCAGACGTGCTGACAGGGCGTGTCAGCAGTGTTCAGTCACACGCTCGCCCGGCCCGTCGTGAGAGTCCCCCGCTCCACGGACAGCGTGGTCACGCTGCCTGAACGACCTGCTCCAGCGACGAACACGGGAGCAGGCCGCAAGCGTCCACTCAGGCGATGAGCTCGGAGAGCACGCCCTTGGTCAGCGCCGGGTCGCCGAAGTCGTCCAGGTACCCGCCGGCCGCGTTCCTCAGCCCCACGGCGGAGCCGATGGTGTTCAGCATCCGGTTGTGGTTGGGATTGCCGCCGCCCGACGCCTCGACGTAGACGCCCTGCTTGAGGAAGCCATTGCAGCTCCCCGCCAGGACGAAGGGCACATTGCGCGCCGAGTGCGCCGGCCCGTTGCCCAGGTCGTTGTACCAGACCGCCACGCCGTGCTCGATGAGCCGCTTCCCGTCCGGCATCTGGTAGGCCACCAGCCGGTCCAGGAGGTGCTTGAAGGCGCTCGCGAACTGCACGTCCACGTGGTGGTGCAGCAGGTCCGAGCCGGTGATGATGCCGCCGCTGGAGTCGTGCGACGAGCGACGGTGGGACACGTAATGGAAGTTCTCCATCAACTGCCCCGTGTCCGGGTGGCGGTAGCGCGTGTCGCCGTCGTTGCCGTTGCCCACCTGGATGACGGCCGCGCGGTTGGTGCCGCACGCCATCGCCATGACTGCGATGTCCATGTGCAGCCTGGCGGTGGCGAGCACCTCGGTGCCGTCCGTGCTGTCATAGCCGGGCGCCTGCTGCTGGAGGATGAGCTCCTGGTCCGCGCGCATGCGGCAGCTCAGGGCGACCTCCAGGTCCCGGACGTTGGAGAGGTGCAGGTCCAGGCGCTCATGGTCGGACGCGCTCAGCTCGGGACGCTGCTGGAGCGCCTGGAGCTGGGCCTTCACCAGGTCATTCACGCTGCGCTGCCGGACGAGGAGCTGCTCGCGCGCCTCGGGCGTCAGGCCTCCCGGGCCGCCAATCATCGTCTGGTACGCGTTCCACGGGTCATGCAGCGCGGCCCGGCGCACGTTGCTGCTCCGGTAGGAGAGGCAGGGCCCCCCGAGCCAGCCGCCACGCCGGCCCGCGTAGAAGACGAGCGAGTCACGCTGCTGCGGATTGAGCTCGCGGCCGATGCGGTGGTCGATGGACTCGCCTCCGGACTCGGAGCCGCCGCCCGCGCCCTCCACCACGGGGCCCCGCGCGGTCAGCCCCTGCATGGCGCCGCGGGCGTGGCCGTCCCCGTAGTTGAAGTCCCTCATGTTGACGTTGCGCACCACCAGCAGGTGCGCGCGGTGGTCATCGAGCACGCCCACGGCCCGCCCGGCGATGCTCTCCGCGGTGAGCGCACCCAGGGTGCGCGGCCAGAAGCGCTCCGGCTCCGCGCCGAGCTCCGACGTCGTCTGGGCCGAGGCGACGCCGTTGGCCTGCCGGAAGAAGATGGCGTACGGCAGCGCCCCCGAGTCCGCCGCGCGGGCGGTCCTCGGCATCAGCCCCTCCAGAAACGGCAGGCTCAGCATCGTCCCGCCCAGGCCCCTCAACACCATCCGGCGACTCAGCTTCATGGCAGCTCCTCCGGGTGGCGGTTCACGAAACCCTCGCTGGTGACGACCTCCACGACGAGGTCGACGATGGACAGGTTGCCCGCCTGCGACAGCTTTCCGAGCCGCTCCACCAGCGGCACATCCTCGTTGGCGGACGGGCGCCCGTGGAGGTACTCCACCCAGTGCCGCGCGTAGCACGCATGCACCGCCTCATTGGCCGCGAGCGCGTCCGCCAGGTCGAGCGCGTCGCGCACCGGCACCGTCTCTCCGTTGATGTTGGGCGTCGAGCTGGCGTCCACCGGATGTCCGTTGTCCGTGGTGCGGTAGCCGCCGATGGCGTCGAAGTTCTCGAAGGGGAAGCCGAGCGGGTTGATGAGGGTCGAGTGGCAACTGGCGCACGGCGTCCCTGGCGCTTCGGTGTGCGAGGCGACGACCTCTCGGTTGGTGCGGCCCTGGGGGGCGGGGAGCGGTGGGATGTTGGCCGGCGGCGCGCCAATCTTCCGGCAGATGATGCGCTCGGACACGAAGACGCCGCGGTGGATGGGGTCCGGGTCCACCGACGTCGCGTGCGAGGCCAGGAAGCCCACCTGGGTGAGCACGCCCTTGCGCTCGCGCGAGTCCAGCGTCACGGGGACGAAGTCGGCGGTGAACGCGCCGCTCAGCCCATAGACGCGCGCCAGCTCGTCGTTGACGAAGGTGTTCGGCGAGGTGAGCAGGTCGCTGTAGCCGCCCTTGCGGGAGAAGACGACGTCCTGGACGAAGAGGGTCGTCTCCCGGGCCGCGTACTCCCCGAGGCGCTCGGACACCTGCGGGTAGCGCGTGGGGGAGGGCCGGATGGCGGCATAGCGGGGCACGTCGAAGAGGGTGCGGTGGAAGGCCTCCACCACCTTGTTCGAGCGCGCGTCCTGGAGCATGCGCCGCGCCTGCGTGGCCACGCCCTCGCGGGAGCGCAGGGTGCCCTCGCTCGCGGCGGCGAACAGGGCGTCGTCCGGCATGGCGCTCCAGAGGCCGTAGCTCAGCCGCGAGGCCACTTCATAGTCGTCGAGCGGCACCCGGTCCTGCACGGCCTCCGTGCTGCGCTCCACGCGGTAGAGGAAGTGGGGCGACTGGAGGAAGGCTTCAATCACCAGCCGGATGCCACCCTCGAAGTCCGACATGTCCGCGTAGGCCTGGGGCCCCTTGCGGTACAGCGCGAGGTAGCTCCCCACCTCTTCGGACGTCAGCGGGCGCCGGTGCGCGCGCAGGCCGAAGGACTCCACGAAGGCGCGGGCGCGCTCCTCGTCGGTGGCGGCCGACGGGGGCAGCAGGCGCGCGAGCTTCGTCGCGTCCGTCGTCACCTGGCCGGCGAGCTCCGCGGCGGCGCGCTGGTAGGCGCCCCAGAGGGCCTCGTCCACGGAGAGGGCGCGCGCATCGTTGTCAAAGAGGAAGCCGCTCTGGGCGGGGTCCGCGCGGAAGGTGCCCGCCAGCGTCGTGGGCGGTGCGTCCAGCCTGAGCAGCTCCTGCAC
Proteins encoded in this window:
- a CDS encoding DUF1592 domain-containing protein; this translates as MRSQRLSREPAERGRWWRPVVLGLALSGAAGCEGTISNPEGPGGGPGPGTPTVIEKPAPSVRMARLTHVQWSNSVQELLRLDAPPTTLAGTFRADPAQSGFLFDNDARALSVDEALWGAYQRAAAELAGQVTTDATKLARLLPPSAATDEERARAFVESFGLRAHRRPLTSEEVGSYLALYRKGPQAYADMSDFEGGIRLVIEAFLQSPHFLYRVERSTEAVQDRVPLDDYEVASRLSYGLWSAMPDDALFAAASEGTLRSREGVATQARRMLQDARSNKVVEAFHRTLFDVPRYAAIRPSPTRYPQVSERLGEYAARETTLFVQDVVFSRKGGYSDLLTSPNTFVNDELARVYGLSGAFTADFVPVTLDSRERKGVLTQVGFLASHATSVDPDPIHRGVFVSERIICRKIGAPPANIPPLPAPQGRTNREVVASHTEAPGTPCASCHSTLINPLGFPFENFDAIGGYRTTDNGHPVDASSTPNINGETVPVRDALDLADALAANEAVHACYARHWVEYLHGRPSANEDVPLVERLGKLSQAGNLSIVDLVVEVVTSEGFVNRHPEELP
- a CDS encoding DUF1552 domain-containing protein, with protein sequence MKLSRRMVLRGLGGTMLSLPFLEGLMPRTARAADSGALPYAIFFRQANGVASAQTTSELGAEPERFWPRTLGALTAESIAGRAVGVLDDHRAHLLVVRNVNMRDFNYGDGHARGAMQGLTARGPVVEGAGGGSESGGESIDHRIGRELNPQQRDSLVFYAGRRGGWLGGPCLSYRSSNVRRAALHDPWNAYQTMIGGPGGLTPEAREQLLVRQRSVNDLVKAQLQALQQRPELSASDHERLDLHLSNVRDLEVALSCRMRADQELILQQQAPGYDSTDGTEVLATARLHMDIAVMAMACGTNRAAVIQVGNGNDGDTRYRHPDTGQLMENFHYVSHRRSSHDSSGGIITGSDLLHHHVDVQFASAFKHLLDRLVAYQMPDGKRLIEHGVAVWYNDLGNGPAHSARNVPFVLAGSCNGFLKQGVYVEASGGGNPNHNRMLNTIGSAVGLRNAAGGYLDDFGDPALTKGVLSELIA